Genomic window (Verrucomicrobiales bacterium):
GCCGCCAAACAGCCGGACACGATGAACAGCGCCGCCACGGCGAGGAGCGACCACGGACGGCGCGGTGTCGAGGGTGCGGAAACCCGACTCTTGCTTTCAGTGCGGCTGTCGGGCGTTCCAGCGATCATCTCCACACGGGTTTTCACCTCGCTGGCCTGTTGGTAGCGGCGTTCAGGTTGCTGTTCCAACGCACGCAGAACAATTTCGTCCAACCGCACATCGATCCGAACTTTTGTTGACGGCGGCGCGATGTTCTTGCCGGGCAGTTCGCCAGTGAGCAACTCGTAGAAGACAACGCCGAGTGAATAGATGTCGGCTCGGCTGTCCACGCGCACCGGGTCGGCCTTCTGTTCAGGTGCGCTATAGCCAGGCGTGCCCACGGCGCTTTGCGTGGCACTTTCGGGTATGACGGCTTCGCCGGGCGTTCCGCCGACGTTGACCGTGCCGAGCATCTTGGCGATGCCGAAATCGGCGACTTTCACCCGGCCGTCTTTGTCGAGGAGCAGGTTCTCCGGCTTGATGTCGCGATGGACGATGCCCCGGTCGTGAGCAAACTGGAGAGCGTCGCACAGCGGCGGCACGATGGACAGCGCCTCCTCAGGTGTGAACTTCCGCGTACGCAAAAGCTGGCGAAGATTCACGCCATCCACGAATTCCATCAGGAGGAAATAAAATCCACCCGCCTGTCCGAAGTCATGGATGGTGACGATGTTCGGGTGGTTCAATGCAGCGAGCGCCTGCGCCTCGCGAGCGAACCGATCAGCGAACTTCGCGTCGCGCACCCGCTCTGGTGCGAGAAGCTTCAGCGCGACGAGGCGGTTGAGTGATTTCTGCCGCGCTTTATAAACCACGCCCATGCCACCGCGTCCGAGACACTCGAGAATTTCAAGCTGCGGAAAATGGGGGGCAATCTGTTCAGCAGGCAACGGTGGTTGCGCGGCAGGCGTGTCGTCGGTGAAAACGGTTTCCGTCTTCAAATTCAGCGCCATAAGGCAATGGGGGCAAAGCCCGGCGGGCGCGTTGTCCGGCAGGACCGCTCCGCATTGAGGACATCTCGACGATGATTCGTTGCTCATGCCCGTTACTTACCGGTTGGCAGAAGGTTGTTACCTGGTGGTTGCATTCTCAGGGGCGGGCCAGCGCAGCGGCCAAATGCCGTAGTTCGCCATCCACATCCGCGCCGTCCTCCAGCGTCTGCGAGATTTCCTGACGATAGATAGCTCGGAAGCGCTTGCGCAAGCGATGAGCCGCCACACGCGCCGCACCTTCGTTCACACCCAACCGCGCAGCGATCGCCGCATAGTCAATCTTCCTGTGCTCCGCCAGGAGGCAGTCCTTGAGCGCGTCAAAATCGTCGGGCTTTCCCGCCGCCGCGAACTCCGTGCGTAATCGCCCTACGGTCAGGTTGAGCAACGTCAAAGCCCACTGACGGTCGAACGTATCCTCCGGCGCGAGCGAACTGCGATCCGCTGCATAGAGGGTCTCGGCAAAGGCCGTATCGAACGGCGCCTGGGCCTGTCCACCGCCGCGTCGTTGCGCGGACGCCCGCCGCCATTCCTTGGCCATGAAGTTCTTCAGCATCACGACCAGGAACGTCCGCAATTTGCCCTTGCCGGGATCAGCGGAATCAAGCCAGCGCTTTTCAAGGAGGCAGCGGAAAAATTCCTGCGTGAGATCCTGCGCGTCATGCGCCGACTGCCCGCAGCGCCGCACATAGGCGTAGAGCGGGTACCAGTAGGCGCGGCAGATGGCTTCCAGAGCGGCCGTCGATTCTGCCGCGTCCTTCCGCGTCGCCGTCAGTACCACCGACC
Coding sequences:
- a CDS encoding sigma-70 family RNA polymerase sigma factor produces the protein MSNRTTSSEAPRVFPPTRWSVVLTATRKDAAESTAALEAICRAYWYPLYAYVRRCGQSAHDAQDLTQEFFRCLLEKRWLDSADPGKGKLRTFLVVMLKNFMAKEWRRASAQRRGGGQAQAPFDTAFAETLYAADRSSLAPEDTFDRQWALTLLNLTVGRLRTEFAAAGKPDDFDALKDCLLAEHRKIDYAAIAARLGVNEGAARVAAHRLRKRFRAIYRQEISQTLEDGADVDGELRHLAAALARP